AATTACCAGAGTTACCACAAGTAGCGATAAGTTCGCCTTTTTTAACGAACTGTCCTGAGCGAACTTTAAATTTCTGTAGGTGTGCATACATGGTCATAAAACCGAATGAATGCTGAACTTTTAATAGATTACCGTAACCTTTATTACTGGCTCTTGCTAGCTCAACAACTCCATCAGCTGGAGCATAAATTTCGGTTCCACGCTTACAGGTTAAATCAACTCCTAAGTGGCGTTGGCGTTTACCTGAAATAGGATTGGTTCGGCGACCAAAACTGGATGATTCTCTCGTGTAATGTAGTGGCGTATCATTTGGAATTAAGCGAAACATAGTTGCTCTAACTGCCGAATCAATGGCTGCAACATCAAGTCGTTGCTCTAGTGTTTTTTCAGCTAATGATGAATCTTCTTCTGATATTTCTTGTAAGCCAAGTACAGATTCAACATCATCTACACGTTGGCTAATAACAAGCAATTCATTTTCTTTTGCTTCTAGTTGTTGAGTAAGTTCATGATTACTATTGTTATTATCAACAATCAATTGGTTTAGTTCATTATTTTTATTTTGCAGTTCAGCGATAGCAATTTTGGCAACTTCTTGCTGCTGGTAGAAATAATGTAGACCAAAGCCACTTAATGCAAATGAGCTAACCCCAAGTACTAAAGATAAAATGACCAGCTTTTTTCGTCTTTGGGAGATCGCGAAAAGACGCGTTCCTTTGTTGTGGGAGACGGAAATTCGAATTTTATCAGGCATAAGGGTAACAACTATTTATAAAGGTTAATGTGTTTCGGTGAGTTCTGATAACTGACGTAATAATAGTTCGCTATTACCAACGTTAAGTTCAACTAAGCGTTTAAGGTGGCTAATACTATCAATATCTATATGGCGAATACAGAGCCTCAGCATATTATTTGTATTATTCACAATTTCACATTCAGCAATAATATTGATATCACTGTCGTTTAGAGCAAAATGTACAATTAATTTACCCGCTGAGTTAAGAGCATTATCATCATTAAGTTTTATTAATAAGCCATGTAAAGACAAATCAATCAATGAGCCGCTGTATTGCTGAGCGCCTTGGATTAGTGCTACATCTGCTTGATAAATTACACGAGAAAACTTGCGTCTTTCAATCATAAGGCTACTCCTTCTTCTTAAGAGGAATTGAGTATGGTGTTTTGTTTGTTCTATGTCCAATAAAAAGGCCGCTTGAGTGCGGCCCTTATGATAAACATCAAATAAAGTAAATTATTACTTAGTCATACGCTTGTACTTGATGCGATGAGGTTCAGCAGCTTGTGCACCTAGGGTCTTCTTCAACCATTCACTGTATTCAGTGTAGTTACCTTCAAAGAAGTTTACTTGGCCTTCATCACGGTAGTCTAGAATGTGTGTAGCGATACGGTCTAGGAACCAACGGTCGTGCGAGATAACCATTGCACAACCAGGGAACTCAAGTAATGCTTCTTCTAGTGCACGTAATGTTTCAACATCAAGGTCATTGGTAGGTTCATCGAGTAACAGTACGTTACCGCCAGTTTTTAGCAGTTTAGCTAAGTGAACACGGTTACGCTCACCACCAGATAACTCACCAATAATTTTTTGTTGGTCGTTGCCTTTGAAGTTAAAGCGAGAACAGTAAGCACGAGCTGGGATTTCGAAATTGTTGATCTTAATGATATCAGCGCCTTCAGAGATCTCTTGGAAAACTGTTTTTGTGTCATCCATTGAATCACGGAATTGATCAACAGAAGCAAGTTTTACAGTTTCACCTAATTCAATCGTACCTGAATCCGGTGTTTCAGCACCACTTAGCATCTTAAATAGGGTAGACTTACCCGCACCATTGGCACCGATAATACCCACGATAGCACCTTTTGGCATGCTGAATGATAGGTCATCAATCAGTACACGATCACCAAATGATTTAGTTAGGTTGTTCACTTCAAGAACTTTGTCACCTAGACGTTCACCTGGCGGAATGAACAGTTCGTTTGTTTCATTACGTTTTTGGTGATCAGAGCTTTGTAGTTCTTCAAAACGAGCCATACGAGCTTTAGATTTAGCTTGGCGGCCTTTAGGGTTTTGACGAACCCACTCAAGTTCTTTTTCAATCGTTTTCTGACGAGCATTTTCTTTTGCCGCTTCTTGTTTTAAACGGTCATCTTTTTGCTCAAGCCAAGAGGTATAGTTACCTTCCCATGGAATACCTTCACCACGGTCAAGCTCTAGAATCCAACCCGCAGCGTTATCAAGGAAATAACGGTCGTGGGTAATTGCCACAACAGTACCTGAATAATCAACAAGGAAGTGCTCAAGCCATGCAACTGATTCAGCATCAAGGTGGTTGGTTGGTTCATCAAGTAGCAGCATATCTGGTTTTTCTAGAAGAAGACGACAGATAGCAACACGGCGACGTTCACCACCAGATAAGTGTTCAATTTTAGCATCCCACTCAGGTAGACGTAGTGCGTCAGCTGCGCGCTCTAAAGCGTTATCTAGATTATGACCATCTTTTGCTTGAATTAATGCTTCAAGTTCACCTTGCTCTTTAGCTAGAGCATCGAAATCAGCACCTTCTTCAGCGTAAGCTGCATAAACCGCATCAAGGCGAGTTAGTGCACCTGCTACATCAGAAACAGCCTCTTCAACAATTTCACGAACTGTTTTTGATTCATCAAGTACAGGTTCTTGTGGAAGATAGCCAACATTTAATCCCGCTTGTGGACGAGCTTCACCATCAATATCAGTATCAAGACCTGCCATAATGCGAAGTAGTGTTGATTTACCTGAGCCATTTAGACCCAAAACACCAATTTTTGCACCAGGGAAGAAGCTAAGAGAAATGTCTTTCAGGATTTGTCTTTTAGGAGGAACAATTTTGCTCACTCGTGACATTGTATATACGTATTCAGCCATAATCACTTATTAGAGTTGGTTAACGAAAATATTAATTTACTATTTATGATACATAGTTTAACACTCATTTTTGTAGTTACTAGGGTAATATAAGTAAACTAAGGTAAGAATTCGGTAGATGTATAAGTGAGTCTCAGATCACTACGCCGCAGTCAAAGGTTGGAAAGTTTAGGTGTTAAAGAAATCAATGAAATATACACAATATAAGTTAGGGATGATGACGGCATTGTGCATAGGTATGAATGTACAAGTTGTTGATGCGTCACCTGTTGATACATGGCGAGCACAATACCAAGAAGCAAAAACGCTACTTAATGAAAAAAAATACGATGAATATAAAAAAGTAAGGGCAGAACTTGATGGTTATTCATTAGCGCCTTATTTGGATTACCGTGAATTACGAATGGATTTAAGCTCTAAAACGCCAGATGATATTCGTTTATTTAAACATAATCATAAGTCATTACCTATTGGTAACTCTCTTTCATACCAATACTTAGTCATTCTTGGTTTAAACGAGCGTTGGGCTGAGTTTATTGATTATTTCCCCAACGAACCAAGTAGCAAAAATCTACAGTGTTATTACTATCAAGCAAAAAATAAACTGGGTGATAAGGTCACCGCTTGGAAAGGTGCGGAGCAGTTATGGTTAACTGGTAGCTCTGTTACTTATGAATGTGATGATTTATTTCAAGATTGGGCTGAAGCTGAGAAACTCAGTGATGATTTAATTATTGAGCGTATGCTTTTAGTTTATAAAGCTCGTAATAATAATTTGTTTTCTTATTTAGAAAAAATGTTGAAAACAGATACCGCAAAAGAAAAAGCACAGCATATTGTCACTTTGTTTAATGATCCTGATTTGTTAGAAAGTTTTTCAAAGAGTAATAAAAAAACAGAGTTTTCTAAGCAATTAACGCTTATCTCAATGGAAAGAGAAGCTCGTAAAAACCCTAAAAAAGCGATAGAAATATTGCCTGAAATTGCTAAAAAGCAGCAGTTTACTCAAGAAGAGTTGGTTCAGGTTAAGCGACGTATTGTTAGTAGCATTATGTCAACAGAGTCAGCAGAACTTGCACAATGGAGAGATAAAGAGCTAGCTACTAACCCTGAAGATTCATTTATTGAGCGCCGAATTCGTGTTGCTATTCGTGCAGCTGATTGGGATGACGTAAGCAACTGGATTGGGTATTTAACACCAACAGCTAAAAATTCATTACGTTGGCAGTTCTGGATTGCTCAGATCGAAAGTAAGGAAGGTGAGCAAGATAAAGCTGATGCTCGTTTAAAAAGATTACTTGGTCAGCGTAATTTTTATAGTGTTGCTGCGGCAAATATTTTAGGTGAGCCTATTCAATATCCAATGAATACCGCTCCTAGAAATATTAAGCCGATTAAAGATAAATACAGTGTAGAGCTTGCACGTATTAAAGAATTAATTGCGATTGATGAGATCTCTACAGCCAAAAGTGAGTGGGAATATTTGCTAAATCGAGCATCAAAAACTGAAGTGAAAGAATTAGCAAGTTATGCTGCTCAGCATCGTTGGCATCACTTTACTGTTCTGGCGACCATCAAAGGAAGAATGTGGGGATATTTGAGCTTACGTTTTCCTATAGCACATCAGTGGTGGTTTAATCATTACAGCAAGGAACTTGGTTTAGATAAAGTGACGTTAATGTCGTTATCTCGACAAGAAAGTGCACTGTATGCAGAAGCTCAATCACCGGTAGGTGCTCGTGGTTTGATGCAAATTATGCCAGCAACAGCGAAATATACCGCGAAGAAGATTGATTACGATAAATACGAAGGTGTTGATAGTTTGAATGATGTTGATGTGAATATTCACATTGGTTCAAATTACCTTAAGGGTTTATTAGATGATTATGATGGTAACCGTATTTTTGCTCTTGCAGGTTATAATGCAGGCCCTCATCGTGTTAAGCGTTGGAGAGCGGTTTCTGATGAAAAACTAGATGCTTATGCTTTCATTGAAGCCATTCCATTCAAGGAAACTCGAGGGTATGTACAAAATATTTTAATGTTTGAAACTTACTATCGTAGCTTATTGGGTGAAAAAGGTGCTTTTTTATCCGAGAAAGAGCTGAATTTAAAGTATTGATAAGTTTAAATTCTAATAGCAATTGGTATTAAGCTTAAATAAATATAAAGTAGGGGACTTAATTGTCCCCTTTTTTACAATTGTATGAGGATACTATGTCAGGTTCAGCAAAATATTCCGACTGGTCTCAAGTGATGACACTAATTGCAAATGCAGCAGAACAAGGAAATCATCAACCATTATTAACGATGTTGATGACGCCTGATGAACGTGAAGCATTGGTTGCTCGCGTAAATATTTTTCATGAGCTGTTACAGGGTGAATTGAGCCAGAGACAAATTAGTCAGCTATTAGGGGTGGGCGTTGCCACTATCACTAGAGGTTCAAATGAATTAAAAAGCCATACTGACGAAGAGAAAGTATGGCTTATGGATTTATTAGAAAAGAGTACTAAAAACGAGTTGGATGTAGAAAAGGAATAAGAGCAAGAATAAGTGCTTGTTGATATACCGATGTTCTTGTTAGTAGGTTATTGGTTAGTAAGCCAATAGCCCCTCCTTTCTGTTTAATGTTGTCGGTGTTAAATTGTTCATCCATGACATCGCCTAGCTCTTTACCTTTCTTCACCTCATCAATAACTTGTGGTGGGAGAGGTAAACTCGAAGAGCGTGACTCTCCTACCGTTAAACCATTATCAATAATCATCCAAGCAAAAGTAGAATTACCTTCAATTCCAGCTTCTAACCCAACATAATAATCACAGTTAGGTAGCTTGATCTTTGCGTTATTAACACGGTTCATTGCTCCTTGTTTTGTTTCTTCACAACTCATTGGTTGATCTGGAACACCGCTCTTTACTGATACCCCTTCAAATGAAAAAGTATCATTAGGAAACGCAAGATTAAATGCTGATTCAACAGCGGCAATTTTCGCTGGGTTTTGAGAAGTAATGATAACTTTCATGTTTACCTTTCATTCGATGTAATCAATTTGATAATGGAATAGCTGTTGGTTCTACATTTTCAATTGGATAGCAACCAAGTACTTTTAGATAGCGAGTAATAGCCGTTAATTCTTCGATAGCAGAAGTCATAGCATCGGATTTTAGATGCGCTTCTAGATCAACATAGAACATTTCTTCCCAAGGATTTCCCATAATAGGGCGAGATTCTAGCTTGCTCATATTGATGCCGTATTTTTGTAATACCAATAGAGATTCAACCAATGAACCAGCATCTTGAGCTGTGGACATTATTAATGTTGTTTTAGCAGGGATTTGCTCTGATACATCCACAGGCTTTCTTGCAACAACGATAAAACGTGTTTGGTTCTCTGTTTGATTCGAAATATTAGTGATTAGAGATTGCAGTCCATATAGCTTTCCACTATCTGAGTTACCAATTGCTGCAACTTCAGGTGAGTTTAACTCTTTTACCGTGATCATCGCATCAGCAGTGCTTGCACAAGAAATTAGTTCAACATTATTGAGTCGATTTAAAAATTCGCTACATTGTTCATGTGGCTGTGGGTGTGAATACAAGGTTTTAATGGACTCAAGAGAGGTTTCAGTCGTTGTTAATAAACAATGATCAATTTTTTGAGTTAATTCCCCAACAATGTATAGGCTAGTGTGTTGGAGTAAATCATAAACTTGGTTAATCGAACCTGAGCTTGTATTTTCAATTGGCAATACGCCGTAATCAGCATGACCAGCCTCAACGGTTTTAATTACTTCTTTAAAGTTTTCACAGCCTAACTCAGCTAATTCAATATTCTTTTTACTGAAATAACGACGGCTTGCTAGGTTTGAATATGATCCTTTTGAGCCAAGGTAAGCCACTCTTGCTACGGGTTTTCTACTTAAGTCAGGGTTTGCTAGATTTTGGAAGTATTCTTGCTGAAGTAAAACTGAATCTTCAATAATGGTATGAAATAACTGTGTAATGTAATAAGCATCAAGATTGAAGTCTTTACCATTCTCAATGAGTTTAACAAGTAATTGTTGTTCTCGTTTAGGATCTCGAACAGGTTTCGCGGTTTTTACTTTACTTTTAGCAACATCAAGACTGAGTTTACGACGTTCTGAAAAGAGCTTTAATAATTCATTATCAAGTTCATTAAGGCGTAAACGAATATCATCAAGGGAGTAGTGAGTGTCAGTCATGAAATGCAAACCTAGTAAATTAAGAGTTAATTCACAATAAGGAATTGGTCAGTTTGCGTCAAGAAAAAACAGCGCTCAAATGAGCGCTGTTCTTAAGAATCTTTAGAGTTGAATATTATTCCTCTTCAAGTTCAACTTCTGGTTCTTCAACTCCAGGAGCTTGAGCATGAGTCGCTCGACGTGCTTCTCCTTTATGTTGTAGTTTGTCTAGTTGGCGTTCTAGTTTTTGATACATCTCTCTAATTGCACCAAATAGATCTTCTTGTTCTGCAGAGGCTACGACTTTGCCACCTGCGATAGTTGCGTACGCTTCTACCTTGTGTTTACCATTTGCGCGTTTTGTAACGCTAGCGTGACGTCCAATAATGTCTAGGTTTCTTTTTGCTTCTAGTTTTTTAAACTTCCCTTCAATACGTTCACGGATGCCTGGAGTGATGTCGATGTTGTTGCCAGTGATTTCTACTTTCATATGATTTTCCTCTCGCTTGCCCCGTTTGGCATGTACTCAGATTACGTATCCAGAGTTAAAAATAAAGTGATCAAGATCACTTTTTTGATGTGTTGTAGCGAGAAGGTGAATGAATGTGATCTTAGGCAAGGCCTTAAGTATTTTATTTAAAAAATACTTGATGAATTGTACAAAGTAGGTAGATTGAAAGGGTTGGTTACTAGAAATTATTGTTTTTAGGGATATCGTTCAACCTGTTGTTTTGGTTGATTAATTTTTAAACTTATCAATAGTGTGACCTATATACGAATTATAACTAACATTTCCAGACATAAAAAAAGCAGTGCTCGATTCTCGGCACTGCTTTTTTGTTTTTATAATGAATATTATGTCAATTGTAGTAAATAACGGCTCATCCTAGCTTGTTTAAATGCTTGCTCACTTATTTACTGTGATTGATATTATTGTGGATTCAACGCAATAAGTTCTTCGGTTCGCTTAATTGCATCTTCCAGTTTTAATTCTTTGTAAGCTGAAAGCATAATTGTTAGTGATTTTCTTGCAGCTTCTGTATCTGGATAAGTACGTTGTAATTCTTGACAACGATTAATGGCAGAGATCCAAGCTTCTCGTCGTAAATAAAAGTCAGCTGTTGCTAATTCATAATCCGCTAAGCGATTTTTAAGTGCGTACATACGAGTTTGTGCATCTTCAGCGTAAAGACTATTAGGGTATCTTTCTAATAATCGTTTAAAATCTTTAAAAGCTGAGCGAGCTGGTTCTGGATCTCGATCTGAACGATCAACTCTAAATAAATCATGCATGAAACTTCTATCTTGAGCCATATGCGTTAATCCACGCATGTAAAGGACCCAGTCAGCTTTTGGATGGGTTGGGTTTAAACGAGTGAATCTCTCGATAGTTGCAAGACCTAATGCAAGATCATCATTTTTATAATAAACATAAATAAGGTCTAACTGAACTTGTTCAGAATAAGCGCCAAAAGGGTATCGAGAATCTAAGGCTTCAAGACGCTCAATTGCGCTCGTCCAATTACCTGCTTGTAAAGATACTTGAGCTTGAGCGTATAATTCTGATGGTGGAATATCTGGAATTACATCATCACTACTTGAGCAACCAACCAGTAAAGATACAGCTAATAATGAAGAAATGGTTAAGCGTTTCATGCTTGAAAATGATCCTTGACTAAAAAAACTGAAGTTATCCATTACGAAATGCGCCGTTAACAGATACAATGGTACATAGTTTATTTCACTTACAGTGTTGATGATACCAAATATGACCTATTAGTTTGGTATTAGTACCACTATTTTAAAAAAAGTTCGATATGGCACAACAAATAGAGTTAACAAGTACAGTAAAAGAAAGTCAACTAGGGCAGCGTTTAGATCAAGCTGCTGCTGAGTTGTTTTCTGATTTTTCTCGTTCACGCATCAAAGAGTGGTTGCTTGCTGGCAACATGACAGTCAATGGTGAAGTGGTTACAAAAGCACGCCTTAAAGTTATGGGTGGTGAAGAGATCACGGTTAAAGCTGAATTAGAAGATGAAGAGCGTTGGTTAGCTCAAGATATTCCTCTTGATATTGTTTATGAAGATGATGATCTACTCGTTATCAATAAACCACGTGACTTCGTTGTTCACCCAGGAGCGGGTACACCTGATGGTACAGTGTTAAATGCATTGTTATTCCATTATCCAAATATTGCAGAAGTACCTCGTGCGGGTATCGTTCACCGTTTGGATAAAGACACTACTGGATTAATGGTTGTTGCGAAAACTGTACCGGCTCAAACACGTTTAGTTCGTGCGCTTCAAAAGCGTAAGATTACTCGTGAGTATGAAGCCGTTGTTGTCGGTCGTATGACTGCAGGTGGTATGATTGAGAAACCAATTGGTCGTCACCCAAACAAACGTACTCTAATGGCAGTTCATGAATTAGGTAAAGATGCTGTGACACATTATCGTGTTGCTGAACATTTCCGTATTCATACTCGTATCCGTTTACGTCTTGAAACCGGTCGTACTCACCAAATTCGTGTACATATGTCATATTTGCAGCATCCACTTGTGGGTGATACTGCTTATGGTGGTCGTGCTCGTATTCCAAAAGGCGCTTCTCAAGAGTTAATTGATATGATCCGCGGTTTTGATCGTCAGGCTCTGCATGCTGCGATGCTGCGTTTTGAACATCCAATCACAGGGGAAACAATGGAGTTCCATGCTCCAATTCCTGATGACATGATTGCTCTATCTCAGGCGCTACGTGATGATGAACGTCTAATGCATGAGGAAGAGTATTAATAATGTCATTGATTTCACCAAATTGGTCTGCACCTAAATCAGTTAAAGTATTCAGTACAACTCGTATTGGAGGAGTATCAAGTTCCCCATTTGATAGCTTTAATCTTGGAGACCATGTTGGTGATGATCACAAAGATGTTGTGCTCAATCGTGAAAAACTGATTACGTTGGGGCAGTTACCTACTGCACCAACGTGGTTAAACCAAATTCACTCAACAAGAGTTGTTCATTTACCGAGTCAAGAGTTTTTTGAAACACCACCAGCCGCTGATGCTGCATATACAAACCAAGTAAAACAAGTTTGTTGTGTTATGACTGCAGATTGCCTTCCGGTTGTAATATGCAATAAAGAAGGTACAGAGGTTGCTGCCGCACACGCAGGTTGGAGAGGTTTACTTGATGGAGTATTAGGAAATACTGTTGAGCAATTTGCCTCCGATGATCTTATTGCTTGGTGTGGACCTGCTATTGGTGAAGAAGCGTTTGAAGTAGGTAATGAAGTAAAAGAGCTATTTTGCGAAAAAGATCCGCAAGCAATTAATGCATTTATTCCGAGTTATAATGAAGGAAAATGGTTAGCTAATTTAGCCATGTTAGCCACACAACGTTTAAATAGTGTTGGTATAACTGATGTGCATTATTCAAACCTTTGCACTTATCAAAATACAGAAACGTTTTTCTCATACAGAAAAGAAGGAATTACAGGAAGACAAGCCACTCTTATTTGGTTTGAATAACTCATATTTCTCCCTCTTTATCCTTTCCTTAAGCATTGAACTTTCTGACCTTAGTCCCCATTTAGAAACTATATAGTTACTAGCTTTCTTCTTTTGGAGGGTGTTATGCGTTTAGATCGATTCACTAGTAAATTTCAAATGGCCATCTCTGATGCTCAATCATTAGCATTAGGTCAAGATCATCAATATATCGAACCAACCCATTTAATGGTTGCACTGTTAAATCAGGATGGAAGTACGATAAGGCCTTTACTTACTCTTCTAAATGTAGACGTAACACAATTACGTTCAAAACTAACTGAAATATTAGATAAGACACCAAAGGTAACGGGTATCGGTGGTGATGTTCAACTTTCATCTAATATGGGTGTTATTTTTAATCTTTGCGATAAAGTCGCTCAGAAACGCAAAGACGCTTATATCTCTTCTGAAATATTCATGCTTGCCGCAATCGAAGATAAAGGGCCTTTGGGTAATTTACTTCGAGAATTAGGATTAACTGAACCTAAAATATCTAAGTCAATCGATGAGATCCGTGGTGGCGAAAAAGTTAATGATCAAAATGCTGAAGAAAAACGTCAAGCATTAGAAAAGTTTACTGTTGATTTAACTGAGCGAGCAGAGCAAGGAAAACTAGATCCTGTTATTGGTCGTGATGATGAAATACGAAGAACAATTCAGGTATTGCAACGTCGAACTAAAAATAATCCAGTTATCATAGGTCAACCTGGTGTCGGCAAGACAGCTATTGTTGAAGGGTTAGCGCAACGTATTATAAATGGTGAAGTACCTGAAGGTTTAAAAAATAAACGAGTACTTTCTTTAGATATTGGTGCATTGGTAGCTGGTGCTAAATTCCGAGGTGAATTTGAAGAGCGTTTAAAAGCGGTTTTAAATGAGTTAGCGAAAGAAGAAGGTAGTGTCATCCTCTTTATTGATGAAGTACATACAATGGTAGGTGCTGGTAAAGGTGAAGGCTCTATGGATGCCGGCAACATGCTTAAACCTGCACTCGCACGTGGTGAACTACATTGTGTCGGAGCAACAACTCTTGATGAATATCGTCAGTATATTGAAAAAGATCCAGCATTAGAGCGTCGTTTTCAAAAAGTACTTGTTGACGAACCAACAGTTGAAGATACCGTTGCAATTTTGCGTGGTTTAAAAGAGCGCTATGAAATTCATCATCATGTTGAAATTACCGATCCTGCGATCGTAGCAGCAGCAAGCCTGTCACATCGTTATATTTCGGATCGTCAATTACCGGATAAAGCGATAGATTTAATTGATGAAGCAGCATCAAGCATTCGTATGGAAATTGATTCAAAACCAGAATCATTAGATAAGCTTGATCGTAAGATAATTCAATTAAAGATAGAACAGCAAGCACTAGTAAAAGAAAGCGATGATGCGAGCTTAAAGCGTCTTGACTCTTTAAATCTTGAATTAATGCAAAAAGAACGTGAATACGCAGAGCTTGAAGAAGTGTGGAAAGCTGAAAAAGCGGCTTTATCTGGCACTCAGCATATAAAAACAGAATTAGAAACAGCTCGAAGTAATATGGAAATTGCACGTCGTGCAGGTGATCTAAATAGAATGTCAGAGCTGCAATATGGACGTATTCCAGAATTAGAGAAACAACTAGATCTTGCCGCTCAAGCTGAAATGCAAGAAATGAGCTTATTAAAAAACAAAGTGACGGATGCAGAGATAGCAGAAGTGCTTTCACGTCAGACGGGCATTCCTGTAAATAAAATGCTTGAAGGTGAAAGAGATAAGCTATTAAAGATGGAAGAGGTATTACATCACCGAGTAATAGGCCAGGCTGAAGCTGTCGAAGCTGTCTCAAATGCAATTCGTCGTAGTCGTGCCGGTCTATCAGATCCAAATCGACCAATCGGTTCATTCTTGTTTTTAGGCCCAACAGGGGTTGGTAAAACGGAATTATGTAAATCACTCGCTAACTTTATGTTTGATAGTGAAGATGCGATGGTACGTATCGACATGTCAGAGTTTATGGAGAAACATTCCGTTGCTCGTTTAGTAGGTGCACCTCCTGGTTATGTTGGTTATGAAGAGGGGGGATACTTAACAGAAGCAGTAAGACGCAAACCTTATTCAGTTTTATTATTAGATGAAGTAGAGAAAGCACATCCAGATGTATTTAATATTCTACTTCAAGTTCTTGATGATGGCCGCTTAACTGATGGTCAGGGAAGAACGGTTGATTTTAAAAATACCGTTATCATTATGACATCGAACTTAGGTTCAGAAAAAATTCAGCAGCACTTTGGTGAGTTGAATTATGCTGGCATAAAAGAAGTCGTAATGGATGTTGTGAGTCAACATTTTAGACCAGAGTTTTTAAACCGTGTTGATGAAACCGTAGTATTCCATCCATTGGCACAAGAACACATTAAGAATATCGCTTCTATTCAATTACAACGCTTAGAAAAACGTTTGAATGAAAAAGATTACCAATTGCAAGTAACAGACGAAGCGTTAAACCTAATTGCTGAGGCAGGTTTTGACCCTGTTTATGGAGCAAGACCATTAAAACGAGCAATTCAGACATATATAGAGAACCCACTTGCTCAGGATATATTGAGTGGAAAGCTAAGGGTTGGAGAAGTAATTAAGTTGAAAGTTAAAAATGAACAGCTAATTGCGACTCAAAATGACGACTTTTGATGTAAAAATAAACGCTTTGAATTAAAAGTAAGCAAACAAACTCATTTTTCATATTTTTCTAGAAAAAGAGTTGCATAGATTCAAAGATTCTCTATAATGCCGCCTCACTGACACGGAGAACGAAGTTTATTAAAACTTAGCATCCAGTTGGTTTGGCGGTTAGAAATTTAGTTTCAAATAAGTGCTTGACACTGAAACTTAAATCGATAGAATAGCCGTCCTCTTCACTGAAAAGCAAAGCTTTGAAAGTAGAAGAAAAGCTCTTTAACAATTAGAAACCTATTAATCTGTGTGAGCACTTGTGAATTGATAATCAACAAATTATCAATGAACTGAGTGACTACACAAAATTACTTTTATGTAACAATCAGTATTAATCATTGAGTCGGTTTTGTTTCTGCTGAAACAAACCAAAAAAACTTTAATTGAAGAGTTTGATCATGGCTCAGATTGAACGCTGGCGGCAGGCCTAACACATGCAAGTCGAGCGGAAACGACTTAACTGAA
The Aliivibrio fischeri ATCC 7744 = JCM 18803 = DSM 507 DNA segment above includes these coding regions:
- a CDS encoding transglycosylase SLT domain-containing protein, with the protein product MKYTQYKLGMMTALCIGMNVQVVDASPVDTWRAQYQEAKTLLNEKKYDEYKKVRAELDGYSLAPYLDYRELRMDLSSKTPDDIRLFKHNHKSLPIGNSLSYQYLVILGLNERWAEFIDYFPNEPSSKNLQCYYYQAKNKLGDKVTAWKGAEQLWLTGSSVTYECDDLFQDWAEAEKLSDDLIIERMLLVYKARNNNLFSYLEKMLKTDTAKEKAQHIVTLFNDPDLLESFSKSNKKTEFSKQLTLISMEREARKNPKKAIEILPEIAKKQQFTQEELVQVKRRIVSSIMSTESAELAQWRDKELATNPEDSFIERRIRVAIRAADWDDVSNWIGYLTPTAKNSLRWQFWIAQIESKEGEQDKADARLKRLLGQRNFYSVAAANILGEPIQYPMNTAPRNIKPIKDKYSVELARIKELIAIDEISTAKSEWEYLLNRASKTEVKELASYAAQHRWHHFTVLATIKGRMWGYLSLRFPIAHQWWFNHYSKELGLDKVTLMSLSRQESALYAEAQSPVGARGLMQIMPATAKYTAKKIDYDKYEGVDSLNDVDVNIHIGSNYLKGLLDDYDGNRIFALAGYNAGPHRVKRWRAVSDEKLDAYAFIEAIPFKETRGYVQNILMFETYYRSLLGEKGAFLSEKELNLKY
- a CDS encoding M23 family metallopeptidase, whose protein sequence is MPDKIRISVSHNKGTRLFAISQRRKKLVILSLVLGVSSFALSGFGLHYFYQQQEVAKIAIAELQNKNNELNQLIVDNNNSNHELTQQLEAKENELLVISQRVDDVESVLGLQEISEEDSSLAEKTLEQRLDVAAIDSAVRATMFRLIPNDTPLHYTRESSSFGRRTNPISGKRQRHLGVDLTCKRGTEIYAPADGVVELARASNKGYGNLLKVQHSFGFMTMYAHLQKFKVRSGQFVKKGELIATCGNSGNSTGPHLHYEVRFLGRVLNPRSFMDWTPEKFDSLFEKERSVKWTPLVDVINNVVKLQLKLTQKPTVEQVEAINTAKAENENSQQLTQ
- a CDS encoding PilZ domain-containing protein, with amino-acid sequence MIERRKFSRVIYQADVALIQGAQQYSGSLIDLSLHGLLIKLNDDNALNSAGKLIVHFALNDSDINIIAECEIVNNTNNMLRLCIRHIDIDSISHLKRLVELNVGNSELLLRQLSELTETH
- the ettA gene encoding energy-dependent translational throttle protein EttA, coding for MAEYVYTMSRVSKIVPPKRQILKDISLSFFPGAKIGVLGLNGSGKSTLLRIMAGLDTDIDGEARPQAGLNVGYLPQEPVLDESKTVREIVEEAVSDVAGALTRLDAVYAAYAEEGADFDALAKEQGELEALIQAKDGHNLDNALERAADALRLPEWDAKIEHLSGGERRRVAICRLLLEKPDMLLLDEPTNHLDAESVAWLEHFLVDYSGTVVAITHDRYFLDNAAGWILELDRGEGIPWEGNYTSWLEQKDDRLKQEAAKENARQKTIEKELEWVRQNPKGRQAKSKARMARFEELQSSDHQKRNETNELFIPPGERLGDKVLEVNNLTKSFGDRVLIDDLSFSMPKGAIVGIIGANGAGKSTLFKMLSGAETPDSGTIELGETVKLASVDQFRDSMDDTKTVFQEISEGADIIKINNFEIPARAYCSRFNFKGNDQQKIIGELSGGERNRVHLAKLLKTGGNVLLLDEPTNDLDVETLRALEEALLEFPGCAMVISHDRWFLDRIATHILDYRDEGQVNFFEGNYTEYSEWLKKTLGAQAAEPHRIKYKRMTK
- the trpR gene encoding trp operon repressor; the encoded protein is MSGSAKYSDWSQVMTLIANAAEQGNHQPLLTMLMTPDEREALVARVNIFHELLQGELSQRQISQLLGVGVATITRGSNELKSHTDEEKVWLMDLLEKSTKNELDVEKE